The following coding sequences lie in one Deltaproteobacteria bacterium IMCC39524 genomic window:
- the aat gene encoding leucyl/phenylalanyl-tRNA--protein transferase, which translates to MPVYRLSNELIFPDPKRATREGLLAVGGDLTPERLVLSYQLGIFPWYGENEPVLWWSPDPRCVLIPRHVYISRRLERVIRQGHFQLTCNRAFSRVIAACADVRLEVGEETWLIKDMQAAYQRLHEFGFAHSIEAWCADELVGGLYGVALGKFFFGESMFHTQNNASKVVLAQLARYLAQEGFVLLDCQVPNPHLFSMGACQISRADFLECLEEGGLGPEGVAEKVVFPEVL; encoded by the coding sequence ATGCCTGTCTACCGACTCTCCAATGAATTGATTTTCCCCGATCCGAAGAGGGCGACCCGGGAAGGTCTCCTGGCTGTTGGTGGTGATCTCACCCCGGAAAGGCTGGTTCTCTCTTACCAGCTCGGCATCTTTCCCTGGTACGGTGAAAATGAACCGGTTTTGTGGTGGTCGCCTGACCCGCGTTGCGTACTGATACCTCGCCATGTCTACATCTCCCGTCGACTCGAGAGGGTCATCAGGCAAGGTCATTTTCAGCTGACCTGCAATCGTGCTTTCTCACGTGTGATCGCCGCCTGCGCAGACGTGCGGCTCGAGGTTGGTGAGGAGACCTGGTTGATTAAGGATATGCAGGCTGCTTACCAACGCTTGCACGAGTTCGGCTTTGCCCATTCCATAGAGGCATGGTGTGCTGATGAACTGGTCGGCGGCCTGTACGGAGTGGCTCTCGGCAAGTTTTTCTTTGGCGAGTCGATGTTTCACACCCAGAACAATGCTTCCAAGGTGGTTCTGGCACAGTTGGCACGTTACCTGGCGCAAGAAGGCTTTGTTCTGCTCGATTGCCAGGTTCCAAATCCCCATCTTTTCAGCATGGGTGCCTGCCAGATCTCTCGGGCTGATTTTCTTGAGTGCTTAGAGGAAGGTGGGTTGGGTCCGGAGGGTGTTGCTGAGAAGGTTGTGTTTCCCGAGGTCCTTTAG
- a CDS encoding class II aldolase/adducin family protein, with protein sequence MIAKSQGNNEGVIKFHLDFRAGPAPEESLLLELNAWRTRFLELGLIGQDPDRYEGYGFGNLSRRLPGQRGNAFLISGTQTGHLDALQANHYATVLQCNPAKNQLQATGQIKPSSEALSHGILYQVSPNIHWVMHLHSPDIFNNCRSLGLPRTDPSAAYGTPEMASAIEALAKERQDCHSSLLVMGGHQDGILAYGGVAEATGALVIRTLNRALQEAP encoded by the coding sequence TTGATCGCAAAGTCACAGGGAAACAACGAAGGCGTCATCAAGTTTCACCTTGATTTCCGTGCAGGCCCCGCGCCAGAAGAGAGTCTTCTTCTGGAGTTAAATGCCTGGCGCACCAGGTTCCTTGAGCTTGGGCTAATCGGTCAAGATCCTGACCGTTACGAGGGCTACGGTTTCGGCAATCTCAGCCGCCGCCTGCCGGGCCAGAGGGGGAATGCCTTTTTAATCAGCGGCACCCAGACCGGCCACCTGGACGCGTTACAGGCGAACCATTACGCCACAGTCCTGCAATGCAACCCCGCGAAAAACCAGCTGCAGGCCACAGGGCAGATCAAACCGTCATCCGAAGCCCTCTCTCACGGCATTCTTTATCAGGTCAGCCCGAACATCCACTGGGTCATGCATCTGCACAGCCCGGACATTTTCAACAATTGCAGAAGCCTGGGCCTTCCGCGCACCGACCCTTCTGCCGCCTATGGCACACCGGAAATGGCCTCTGCAATCGAAGCCCTGGCTAAAGAGCGGCAAGACTGCCATTCCTCTCTCCTGGTCATGGGAGGGCATCAAGACGGTATTCTGGCCTACGGTGGTGTTGCAGAAGCAACCGGCGCTCTTGTCATAAGGACCCTGAACAGAGCATTACAGGAAGCACCTTAA
- a CDS encoding Dabb family protein produces MITHLVLFKFKPETTEAEIQQLAEGLGGLPQKIEEIREFRFGTDVIHSERSYDFGLVSSFDDLDALQRYQVHPEHQKVVAHVKAITSGVVAVDFEG; encoded by the coding sequence ATGATTACCCATCTTGTACTTTTCAAGTTCAAACCGGAAACGACCGAAGCAGAGATTCAACAGCTGGCTGAAGGGCTGGGAGGGCTGCCGCAAAAGATCGAAGAGATTCGCGAGTTCCGGTTCGGCACAGACGTCATCCACTCTGAACGCTCCTACGATTTTGGCCTGGTCTCCAGCTTTGACGATCTTGACGCTCTGCAACGTTACCAGGTACATCCTGAGCATCAAAAAGTCGTCGCCCATGTCAAAGCGATCACCTCGGGCGTCGTTGCTGTCGACTTCGAAGGTTAA
- a CDS encoding EAL domain-containing protein, giving the protein MPKPELRKKPLLFLYCCFFAGALIVASVTALERSFHDLPIELGQLWLPIIFGGLIGVLFGRSDIRMRVMSHRLENSEKRFFQFYQKTPAMLHSMDREGRLLYVSQSWLDALGYEREDVIGKDFFELVVDDTIDKLRTEHFNRLKTLGEIRDRNYLLRQKDGSSIAVAISEVAQRDADGQLTESLAVLNDLTNHRAAEERIEKLAYYDTLTGLPNRALMNDRILQSVALARRDNRQVGVFFFDLDRFKLINDTQGHAVGDMVLRSVAQRLKKFIREGDTFARLGGDEFVIIQADPNHDPNFTTMGRRILETLGLPFQIDSREFFTTASIGVAIYPVDGDDPQTLLKSADTAMYVAKSRGRNNIQFFSDDMNAAAVAKTNLESRLRQALSSGELQQHYQPQIDLATGKVSGVEALLRWYDLEGNLIPPGKIISVAEESGLIFPLGEWVLRTACAQSRTWQEAGLPPLRMAVNLSGYHIRQANFIDHIEEILKDTGIAFNALEIEMTENSVMGHVNDSIMALTDLKIRGISLAIDDFGTGYSSLLYLKHFPIHRIKIAQEFVRDIIHNPDYAAIAEAILLMANSLNISVTAVGVEDPKQLEFLRERSCDEVQGKLFGSAMNAEEMTAFLKEANLLPKTFGRKTGFDKIKTEGSKRIH; this is encoded by the coding sequence ATGCCCAAACCTGAACTGAGAAAAAAACCACTCTTGTTTTTGTATTGCTGTTTCTTCGCCGGAGCGCTCATCGTTGCTTCGGTCACAGCCCTGGAACGCAGCTTTCACGATCTACCGATAGAGCTTGGCCAGCTATGGTTGCCGATTATCTTCGGAGGGCTCATCGGCGTCCTCTTCGGTCGTTCTGACATCCGCATGCGTGTCATGAGCCATCGCCTCGAAAACAGCGAAAAGCGCTTTTTTCAATTCTACCAGAAGACTCCGGCCATGCTTCATTCCATGGACAGAGAAGGCCGTCTCCTCTACGTCAGCCAATCATGGCTTGACGCTCTCGGCTACGAACGCGAAGACGTCATCGGTAAAGATTTCTTCGAACTTGTCGTCGATGACACTATTGACAAACTTCGCACAGAACATTTTAACCGGCTGAAGACCCTTGGCGAGATCCGGGACAGAAACTACCTCTTGCGCCAGAAAGACGGATCAAGCATTGCAGTCGCCATCTCCGAGGTGGCTCAACGGGATGCCGACGGTCAACTGACTGAAAGCCTGGCGGTCCTCAATGATCTGACCAATCATCGCGCTGCTGAGGAACGCATTGAAAAACTGGCCTACTATGACACCCTGACCGGCCTGCCCAACCGTGCCCTTATGAACGATCGCATTCTGCAATCAGTGGCCCTGGCACGACGTGACAATCGCCAGGTCGGCGTCTTCTTCTTCGATCTTGACCGTTTCAAACTGATCAACGACACCCAGGGTCACGCCGTCGGTGACATGGTGTTGCGGTCTGTCGCACAGCGCCTGAAAAAATTTATTCGCGAAGGTGACACCTTTGCCCGACTCGGCGGAGATGAATTCGTTATCATTCAAGCCGACCCGAATCATGACCCCAACTTCACCACCATGGGGCGACGTATTCTGGAAACTCTGGGACTGCCCTTCCAAATCGACAGCCGGGAGTTTTTCACGACGGCCAGCATCGGTGTCGCAATCTACCCGGTTGACGGCGATGATCCGCAAACGCTGCTGAAAAGCGCTGACACCGCCATGTATGTGGCCAAAAGTCGTGGCCGTAACAACATCCAGTTTTTTTCAGATGACATGAACGCAGCCGCGGTCGCCAAAACCAATCTTGAGAGTCGCCTGCGTCAGGCGCTGAGCAGCGGTGAATTACAGCAGCACTACCAACCTCAGATTGATCTAGCCACAGGCAAGGTGAGCGGCGTCGAGGCCCTCCTGCGCTGGTACGATCTGGAAGGCAACCTGATCCCCCCCGGAAAGATCATCAGTGTTGCAGAAGAAAGCGGGCTGATTTTCCCCCTGGGAGAATGGGTATTGCGCACGGCCTGTGCTCAGTCCAGGACCTGGCAGGAGGCCGGCCTGCCACCACTGCGCATGGCTGTGAACCTCTCAGGATATCACATCCGTCAAGCAAACTTCATTGATCACATCGAAGAGATTCTGAAGGACACCGGCATCGCATTCAACGCTCTCGAGATAGAGATGACCGAGAACTCGGTTATGGGCCATGTCAACGACAGCATCATGGCCCTGACAGACCTTAAAATTCGAGGCATCAGCCTTGCGATTGACGACTTTGGTACAGGTTACTCGTCACTCCTGTATCTCAAACACTTCCCGATTCACCGTATCAAAATTGCCCAGGAATTTGTTCGCGACATTATTCACAACCCTGATTACGCGGCGATTGCTGAGGCCATTTTACTGATGGCGAACAGCCTGAACATATCGGTGACGGCCGTCGGAGTTGAAGACCCCAAACAGTTGGAGTTCTTGCGTGAAAGAAGCTGTGATGAGGTTCAAGGCAAGCTGTTCGGTTCTGCCATGAATGCGGAAGAGATGACTGCCTTCCTGAAAGAGGCAAACCTTTTACCCAAAACCTTCGGCAGGAAGACAGGATTCGACAAGATAAAAACAGAGGGCTCCAAGAGAATCCACTAG
- a CDS encoding ATP-dependent Clp protease adaptor ClpS, whose translation MAKPTAENQTRSEDKSRASIKRPPLFTVLMHNDDYTTMEFVVEALIAVFHKSPTEANRIMLHIHFKGAGMCGVYPFEVAETKVSKVHDMARREGFPLRCSLEQA comes from the coding sequence ATGGCAAAGCCGACTGCTGAAAATCAGACCCGATCAGAGGATAAAAGTCGTGCCAGTATCAAACGGCCGCCGTTGTTTACTGTTCTGATGCACAACGATGATTACACGACCATGGAGTTCGTGGTCGAGGCCTTGATTGCTGTGTTTCACAAATCGCCAACCGAGGCGAATAGGATCATGTTGCATATCCATTTTAAGGGGGCGGGTATGTGCGGAGTTTACCCTTTCGAAGTTGCTGAAACCAAGGTGAGCAAGGTGCATGATATGGCTCGCAGGGAAGGTTTTCCTTTGCGGTGTTCTCTGGAGCAAGCTTAA
- a CDS encoding class I SAM-dependent RNA methyltransferase produces MDHRSTENLFAVVSPGLEAVCADEMTALGLPPQEVIAGGVVFSGKLRDVYLANLWLRTASRILVRFAEFKSRDFPDLYHRAHRLPWGRFIKPETSIAFRVTCHTSRLNHTVRIAETLESAANQALGRSTNPVGKDPQMVMVRVVDDKVTISIDSSGELLHRRGYRQSVTAAPLRETLAAGILMLLGWQGTSPLTDPMCGSGSFLLEGALLAQNHAPGLNRSFAFMNWPGFREGLWTLLSGEAKRATKKVPLTISGRDESIRAVTAAKDNCQRNGFAEQIKIEQCALAEQAVLEGPGLVICNPPYGKRLDLGENPEGYYSELGQQLQRAYPGRQIAMVCPSQALIKATGLPLKQIASLDNGGLKVGLFATEPGQ; encoded by the coding sequence ATGGACCATCGCAGTACAGAGAACCTTTTTGCAGTCGTTTCACCCGGACTCGAAGCCGTTTGTGCAGACGAAATGACCGCCCTTGGCCTGCCTCCTCAAGAAGTCATTGCTGGCGGAGTCGTTTTTTCCGGAAAATTACGCGATGTCTACCTGGCCAACCTTTGGCTCAGAACCGCCAGCCGAATTCTGGTTCGCTTCGCCGAGTTTAAAAGTCGCGATTTTCCTGATCTTTATCATCGGGCGCATCGCCTTCCATGGGGTCGCTTCATTAAACCGGAGACGTCCATTGCCTTTCGCGTCACCTGTCATACCTCGCGACTTAACCACACCGTGCGAATTGCTGAGACACTTGAATCAGCAGCCAACCAGGCGTTGGGACGCTCGACAAACCCTGTCGGCAAAGACCCGCAAATGGTGATGGTCAGGGTTGTCGATGACAAGGTCACAATCTCGATCGACAGCTCCGGTGAGCTTTTGCATCGTCGGGGTTATCGTCAATCCGTAACAGCCGCGCCATTGCGAGAAACTTTGGCGGCCGGGATTCTGATGTTGCTGGGCTGGCAAGGGACTTCGCCATTGACAGACCCGATGTGCGGTTCCGGCAGTTTTCTTTTGGAAGGGGCCCTCCTCGCACAGAATCATGCGCCGGGGCTGAATCGCTCTTTTGCCTTTATGAATTGGCCCGGCTTCCGCGAAGGCTTATGGACCCTCCTTTCTGGTGAGGCGAAACGAGCCACCAAGAAAGTGCCCCTGACCATCAGTGGCAGAGATGAAAGCATCAGGGCTGTCACCGCAGCAAAAGATAATTGCCAAAGAAACGGCTTTGCCGAGCAGATCAAGATTGAGCAGTGTGCCCTTGCCGAGCAAGCAGTCCTTGAAGGACCGGGCCTGGTCATCTGCAATCCTCCCTACGGCAAACGCCTCGACCTTGGAGAAAACCCCGAGGGCTACTACAGCGAGCTCGGTCAGCAGTTGCAAAGGGCTTACCCAGGCCGACAGATTGCAATGGTCTGTCCAAGCCAGGCGCTCATCAAAGCAACCGGGCTACCTCTCAAACAAATTGCCAGCCTGGACAACGGCGGGCTTAAGGTCGGACTCTTTGCAACCGAACCAGGCCAATAA
- the clpA gene encoding ATP-dependent Clp protease ATP-binding subunit ClpA, with translation MFNQDVQITFSLAVREAQRRRHEFLTTEHVLYAMLFDEHGQEILQACGGDVDLLRTDLELYFEQHLESLEHLDEEMPEQTIGLQNVLQRTVSHMQASGGDEIGVGDILAALLEQEDCLAAQILKAEGLSRLDILNYVSHGISKVPLQDVEPEQRESEEQPRKSQEGKPAKKVDPLEAFTVNLLERAAKGKIDPLVGRAAELERTVQILCRRRKNNPVLVGEPGVGKTAIAEGLALRILEQDVPELLHDAELFALDMGALLAGTKYRGDFEERLKAVVKALSKRPRAILVVDEIHTIVGAGATSGGSLDAANILKPGLGSGELRCIGSTTYEEYKNLFEKDRALSRRFQKIDVLEPTVEETVEILQGLKNAYEEHHGVKYTTAALEAAANLSARHVNFRRLPDKAIDVIDEAGARLRIYPRKRARIGVPDIEAVIAGMARIPARKLAQTDRRKLKDLDRSVKRQVFGQDAAITQICQAIRRARAGLGQPEKPTGSFLFTGPTGVGKTEVARQLAAQMGIEFLRFDMSEYMEKHAVSRLIGSPPGYVGFEQGGLLTDAVIRNPHAVLLLDEIEKAHEDIYNILLQVMDHGALTDNNGRQANFHNVILIMTSNVGAREMSSAPIGFGDRLPGEARQAVEKTFSPEFRNRLDAIISFRSLDEDVMARVVDKFIRQLQASLQERKVTLRLTDGARRDLAQRGYDPVFGARPLGRLIESEIGNVLADEILFGRLAGGGKVRISCKAGKLNFSYS, from the coding sequence ATGTTTAATCAAGATGTTCAAATAACCTTTTCCCTTGCAGTTCGCGAGGCTCAGCGTCGTCGCCATGAGTTCTTGACGACTGAGCATGTTCTCTATGCCATGCTTTTTGACGAGCATGGCCAGGAAATCCTGCAGGCCTGTGGTGGCGATGTTGATCTGCTGCGCACGGACCTGGAGCTTTATTTCGAACAGCATCTTGAATCGCTGGAGCACCTTGACGAAGAGATGCCCGAGCAAACGATCGGCTTACAGAATGTTTTGCAGCGGACAGTGTCCCATATGCAGGCGTCCGGCGGCGATGAGATCGGTGTTGGTGATATCCTGGCGGCGCTCTTGGAGCAGGAAGATTGTTTGGCTGCACAGATTCTCAAGGCTGAAGGCTTATCCCGGCTCGATATCCTGAATTACGTTTCTCATGGCATCAGCAAGGTTCCACTGCAAGACGTCGAGCCTGAGCAACGCGAGTCTGAAGAACAACCACGCAAATCACAAGAGGGCAAACCGGCCAAAAAGGTTGACCCGCTGGAAGCTTTTACGGTCAACCTGCTTGAACGGGCCGCCAAGGGTAAGATAGACCCCCTGGTTGGCAGGGCCGCGGAGTTGGAGCGTACGGTGCAGATCCTTTGCCGTCGTCGCAAGAACAACCCGGTTCTGGTCGGTGAACCCGGAGTTGGAAAGACCGCCATCGCCGAGGGTCTGGCACTGCGGATTCTCGAGCAGGATGTCCCGGAGCTCTTGCATGATGCTGAACTCTTTGCGCTCGATATGGGTGCTCTGCTGGCGGGAACCAAGTACCGTGGAGATTTTGAAGAGCGACTCAAAGCGGTGGTGAAAGCCTTGTCTAAAAGGCCGCGGGCGATTCTGGTGGTTGATGAGATTCATACGATCGTCGGCGCCGGTGCGACCAGCGGTGGTTCGCTGGATGCTGCCAATATCCTCAAGCCGGGGCTGGGCTCAGGCGAACTCCGCTGCATCGGGTCCACCACTTACGAGGAATACAAGAACCTCTTTGAGAAAGATCGGGCTTTGTCTCGGCGTTTCCAGAAGATCGACGTGCTGGAGCCGACTGTCGAAGAAACCGTTGAGATTCTGCAAGGCCTCAAAAATGCCTACGAAGAACACCACGGAGTGAAATATACAACGGCGGCCCTTGAAGCGGCAGCCAATCTTTCTGCAAGACACGTTAACTTCCGTCGCCTGCCGGATAAGGCGATCGATGTGATTGACGAGGCCGGGGCCCGGTTGCGGATCTATCCTCGCAAGCGGGCAAGGATCGGCGTTCCCGATATCGAGGCCGTGATCGCCGGAATGGCTCGTATCCCGGCACGCAAACTGGCCCAGACGGATCGACGTAAACTGAAGGATCTCGACCGCTCTGTCAAACGCCAGGTGTTTGGCCAGGATGCGGCCATTACCCAGATCTGCCAGGCGATTCGTCGTGCCCGTGCCGGTCTCGGCCAACCCGAGAAGCCGACCGGCTCATTCCTCTTTACCGGGCCGACCGGTGTCGGGAAAACCGAAGTGGCCAGACAACTCGCGGCGCAGATGGGCATAGAGTTTCTGCGCTTCGATATGAGCGAGTACATGGAGAAGCATGCCGTGTCTCGTCTGATCGGTTCACCTCCGGGTTATGTCGGCTTTGAACAGGGCGGTTTGCTGACCGATGCCGTGATTCGCAATCCGCATGCCGTGTTGCTGCTCGATGAGATCGAAAAGGCCCATGAGGACATCTACAATATCCTCTTGCAGGTAATGGATCATGGCGCGTTGACGGACAACAACGGTCGCCAGGCCAATTTCCATAACGTGATCCTGATTATGACCAGCAACGTCGGTGCCCGGGAGATGAGCAGTGCGCCGATCGGTTTTGGTGATCGTCTCCCTGGTGAGGCGCGTCAGGCGGTAGAGAAAACCTTCTCGCCAGAGTTCCGTAACCGTCTGGATGCGATTATCTCCTTCCGTTCCCTCGACGAAGACGTGATGGCCCGCGTTGTCGATAAGTTTATTCGTCAATTGCAGGCTTCGCTGCAGGAGCGCAAAGTGACCCTGCGTCTGACCGACGGTGCACGGCGAGATCTGGCGCAGCGTGGCTACGACCCGGTCTTCGGGGCGCGACCGCTCGGACGTCTGATCGAGAGTGAAATCGGTAATGTGTTGGCGGATGAAATCCTCTTCGGTCGCTTGGCCGGTGGAGGTAAGGTCCGTATCTCCTGTAAAGCGGGTAAACTTAATTTCAGCTATAGCTGA
- a CDS encoding YkgJ family cysteine cluster protein codes for MQESFDFSGYAMQVRKVSKALLCSGGGSAEISGRMHLLAVATERDLTRFGDSAERAQVACGPGCGACCVLNVTVLFPEAITIAWFLRRRFSDQQLDSLRARLKDLLTRTRWLDDEERLFVRVPCAFLDAKGGCMIHSVRPLLCRSITSTDPEVCHDAVAMAPLDGAPCVEMNLFQKQLIDTVYTELGGALEELGLDHRPRRLSAAVLALLAEPGLVETFRSGGMVPID; via the coding sequence ATGCAGGAATCGTTTGATTTTTCTGGTTACGCAATGCAGGTCCGCAAGGTTTCCAAAGCGTTGCTGTGCTCCGGTGGCGGGTCTGCAGAAATCTCCGGGCGGATGCATTTGCTGGCCGTGGCTACGGAGAGAGACCTGACCCGCTTCGGTGACTCAGCAGAAAGGGCACAGGTCGCCTGCGGCCCTGGGTGTGGGGCCTGCTGTGTGTTGAATGTTACTGTTCTCTTCCCTGAAGCAATCACGATCGCTTGGTTTTTAAGGCGGCGTTTCTCAGACCAACAGCTCGACAGCCTGCGTGCCCGGTTAAAGGACCTCCTCACTCGAACGCGCTGGCTGGATGATGAAGAACGTCTTTTTGTACGTGTCCCCTGTGCCTTCCTGGATGCGAAAGGGGGTTGTATGATTCACTCCGTGCGGCCACTCTTGTGCCGTTCAATCACCTCTACAGACCCTGAAGTTTGTCATGATGCCGTCGCCATGGCACCCCTGGATGGTGCGCCGTGCGTGGAAATGAATCTCTTCCAGAAACAATTGATCGATACGGTTTATACGGAATTGGGCGGTGCACTGGAGGAGCTGGGGCTCGATCATCGGCCCAGGCGATTAAGCGCTGCCGTTCTGGCTCTGCTTGCCGAGCCGGGTCTGGTGGAAACCTTTCGTTCGGGCGGGATGGTTCCGATCGACTAG
- a CDS encoding NINE protein translates to MQESTHTPLIGYLLWLFGFTGAHRFYYGRPISGTIYFFTLGLFLIGWLVDLLLIPGMDKEADQRFSSGPVDYNTAWILLTFLGLFGVHRMYMGKWLTGILYLATGGLFGVGYIYDYWTLNDQLSELNA, encoded by the coding sequence ATGCAAGAGAGCACCCACACGCCATTGATCGGCTACCTGCTTTGGCTTTTCGGTTTCACCGGAGCACACCGTTTCTACTACGGCCGACCCATCTCCGGAACAATCTACTTCTTTACACTGGGCCTCTTCCTCATCGGTTGGCTGGTTGATCTTCTGCTTATCCCGGGCATGGACAAGGAGGCAGACCAGCGCTTTTCCTCGGGTCCCGTCGACTACAATACCGCGTGGATTCTGCTGACATTCCTCGGACTGTTCGGTGTGCATCGAATGTATATGGGCAAATGGCTGACCGGCATCCTCTATCTGGCGACCGGAGGTTTGTTTGGCGTAGGTTATATTTACGATTACTGGACACTCAACGATCAACTCTCTGAACTTAACGCATAA
- the rpsU gene encoding 30S ribosomal protein S21, which translates to MEIHVVDNNVEKAIRVLKRKLQQEGLFREMKQRKFYEKPSVKRKRKEKEAQRRLRKKMRMMRKD; encoded by the coding sequence GTGGAGATCCATGTCGTCGACAACAATGTCGAGAAAGCCATACGGGTTCTCAAGCGCAAATTGCAACAAGAAGGCCTTTTCCGTGAAATGAAGCAGCGCAAGTTCTACGAAAAGCCTAGCGTTAAGCGTAAGCGCAAAGAGAAAGAAGCCCAACGACGCCTGCGTAAGAAAATGCGCATGATGCGCAAAGACTAA